Below is a genomic region from Streptomyces sp. RPA4-2.
CGTGCCGTGCTTCTGCTTCCGGGACCCCCCGTCGGGGCTCGGTATGCAGACCGGATGAGGCTGCTGCCAGGCACCTACACTGTGTTCATGGCGGACGCGATCAAGCCTGAGCAGACGGTCAAGCCCCTCACCGTTGACGAGGAGGCGTTCCTGCGGGCCCTCGGCAGAGTGACGGCGACCCTGTCTCGCGCCGTCGACGCCGACATGCTCATGGAGCAACCGATCAGCGGCACCGAGTACACGGTACTGGTGCACCTCTCCGAGGCCCCCGACGCCCAACTGCGCATGAGTGACCTGGCGAACACGTGCGGAATGTCGGTGAGCGGCATGACCAGAGTGGTGAACCGCCTGGAGTCGCAGTCGCTCGTGCTGCGCAAGAGGTGCCCGAACGACGGACGCGGGTGGCTCGCTTCCTTGACCACTGCGGGACGGACGCGCCTCGAGCAGGCCTGGCCGACGAATCTCGCGAGTGCGCGGCGTCACGTCTTCTCCCGCCTGGAGGGATGCGACATCGCCGCGGCCGCCCGGGTGCTGGAGCGTATAGCCCCCCGATGAGGACGCGGCCCGCCCTTGGCGACCCCTCTCCCGGCTGATGAGTACGTCGACGGCCCGCCTTGCCCTGGGCCGAGGGCGAGGGTGTCGGTGCCGAGACGACATGCGT
It encodes:
- a CDS encoding MarR family winged helix-turn-helix transcriptional regulator encodes the protein MADAIKPEQTVKPLTVDEEAFLRALGRVTATLSRAVDADMLMEQPISGTEYTVLVHLSEAPDAQLRMSDLANTCGMSVSGMTRVVNRLESQSLVLRKRCPNDGRGWLASLTTAGRTRLEQAWPTNLASARRHVFSRLEGCDIAAAARVLERIAPR